One Streptomyces sp. P9-A2 DNA window includes the following coding sequences:
- the treS gene encoding maltose alpha-D-glucosyltransferase, with protein sequence MTVNEPVLDTFEDTPVRDRDPDWFKRAVFYEVLVRSFQDSNGDGIGDLKGLTAKLDYLQWLGVDCLWLPPFFKSPLRDGGYDVADYTAVLPEFGDLADFVEFVDAAHQRGMRVIIDFVMNHTSDQHPWFQESRQNPDGPYRDFYMWADDDKGYPDARIIFVDTEASNWTYDPVRGQYYFHRFFSHQPDLNYENPRVQEEILAALRFWLDLGIDGFRLDAVPYLYAAEGTNCENLPASHTFLKRVRKEIDIQYPDTVVLAEANQWPEDVVDYFGDYTAGGDECHMAFHFPVMPRIFMAVRRESRYPVSEILAKTPAIPSGCQWGIFLRNHDELTLEMVTDEERDYMWAEYAKDPRMRANIGIRRRLAPLLDNDRNQIELFNALLLSLPGSPILYYGDEIGMGDNIWLGDRDAVRTPMQWTPDRNAGFSSSDPGRLFLPTIMDPVYGYQVTNVEASMASPSSLLHWTRRMIEIRKQNHAFGLGTYTELPSSNPAVLAFLREYEDDLVLCVSNFSRFAQPTELDLSAFEGRHPVELFGGVRFPAIGELPYLLTLGGHGFYWFRLTRAAARTRIGRRL encoded by the coding sequence ATGACTGTCAACGAACCAGTGCTGGACACCTTCGAAGACACTCCGGTCAGGGACCGGGACCCCGATTGGTTCAAGCGTGCCGTCTTCTACGAGGTCCTCGTCCGTTCCTTCCAGGACAGCAACGGCGACGGCATCGGTGACCTGAAGGGGCTGACCGCCAAGCTCGACTATCTGCAGTGGCTCGGCGTCGACTGTCTCTGGCTGCCTCCGTTCTTCAAGTCACCGCTGCGCGACGGCGGTTACGACGTCGCCGACTACACCGCGGTACTGCCCGAGTTCGGCGACCTCGCCGACTTCGTGGAGTTCGTGGACGCCGCCCACCAGCGGGGCATGCGCGTGATCATCGACTTCGTCATGAACCACACCAGCGACCAGCACCCGTGGTTCCAGGAGTCCCGCCAGAACCCCGACGGCCCCTACCGCGACTTCTACATGTGGGCGGACGACGACAAGGGCTATCCGGACGCGCGGATCATCTTCGTCGACACCGAGGCCTCCAACTGGACGTACGACCCGGTCCGCGGGCAGTACTACTTCCATCGGTTCTTCTCGCACCAGCCGGACCTGAACTACGAGAACCCGCGGGTCCAGGAGGAGATCCTGGCGGCCCTGCGCTTCTGGCTGGACCTGGGCATCGACGGTTTCCGGCTGGACGCCGTGCCGTATCTGTACGCGGCCGAGGGCACCAACTGCGAGAACCTGCCGGCCTCGCACACCTTCCTGAAACGGGTGCGCAAGGAGATCGACATCCAGTACCCGGACACGGTGGTCCTCGCCGAGGCGAACCAGTGGCCGGAGGACGTCGTCGACTACTTCGGCGACTACACCGCCGGCGGCGACGAGTGCCACATGGCGTTCCACTTCCCGGTGATGCCCCGCATCTTCATGGCCGTGCGACGCGAGTCGCGCTACCCCGTCTCCGAGATCCTGGCCAAGACCCCGGCCATCCCGTCGGGCTGCCAGTGGGGCATCTTCCTGCGCAACCACGACGAGCTGACCCTGGAGATGGTCACCGACGAGGAACGCGACTACATGTGGGCCGAGTACGCCAAGGACCCGCGGATGCGCGCCAACATCGGCATCCGCCGCCGCCTGGCCCCGCTGCTGGACAACGACCGCAACCAGATCGAGCTCTTCAACGCCCTGCTGCTGTCCCTGCCCGGCTCGCCGATCCTCTACTACGGCGACGAGATCGGCATGGGCGACAACATCTGGCTCGGCGACCGCGACGCGGTGCGCACCCCCATGCAGTGGACCCCCGACCGCAACGCCGGCTTCTCCTCCTCCGACCCCGGGCGGCTGTTCCTGCCCACGATCATGGACCCGGTTTACGGCTACCAGGTCACCAACGTCGAGGCGTCCATGGCGTCGCCGTCGTCGCTGCTGCACTGGACCCGCCGCATGATCGAGATCCGCAAGCAGAACCACGCCTTCGGCCTGGGCACCTACACCGAACTCCCCTCCTCCAATCCCGCCGTCCTCGCCTTCCTGCGGGAGTACGAGGACGATCTGGTGCTCTGCGTCAGCAACTTCTCCCGTTTCGCGCAGCCCACCGAGCTCGACCTGAGCGCCTTCGAGGGCCGCCATCCGGTCGAGCTGTTCGGCGGGGTGCGCTTCCCGGCCATCGGTGAACTGCCGTATCTGCTGACCCTGGGGGGCCACGGCTTCTACTGGTTCCGGCTCACCCGAGCCGCGGCCCGCACCCGCATCGGCCGGCGACTGTGA
- a CDS encoding maltokinase N-terminal cap-like domain-containing protein has protein sequence MTKTAFLRPRSAAAEPMESFAGLLREWLPEQRWFAGKDRPVTDLHVLSMTELFPGCLHLLVHAGHGGVPSPGNTPWAGDCYQLLLGVREHPSPRLGRAVIGRVRDGALAGRTVYDALHDPRSAQLLLERLRHPTVVGPLRFEGHAAQRVPAGLVPRLLDAEQSNSSLVYGDEFILKVFRRIQPGVNPDLEVPGALARQGCHRVPAPVAWLRTTHPFKATLGVLQPFLRDASDGWTLALEALAAGDDFTAQSHALGRATADVHLALGAAFPVGGPGENALTAEGMTERLTAAAHSVPVLQPFVPGLKTAFAALATCDPGPPAQRIHGDLHLGQVLRAGRDWFVIDFEGEPSRPLSERRSAHSPLRDIAGMLRSFDYAARQRRPWRPEWARRCREAYCAGYTARAGWDPRKKHGLLRAYETDRAVYEVLYEARHRPDWLPVPMAAIKRLAVRGD, from the coding sequence ATGACGAAGACCGCATTCCTGCGTCCGCGAAGCGCGGCCGCCGAACCCATGGAGTCGTTCGCCGGGCTGCTGCGCGAATGGCTGCCGGAACAGCGCTGGTTCGCCGGCAAGGACCGGCCCGTCACCGACCTCCATGTGCTGTCGATGACGGAGCTGTTCCCCGGTTGTCTGCATCTGCTGGTCCACGCCGGCCACGGCGGTGTGCCCTCTCCCGGGAACACTCCCTGGGCCGGGGACTGCTACCAGCTCCTCCTCGGCGTACGGGAGCATCCCTCGCCGCGCCTGGGCCGGGCGGTCATCGGCAGGGTGCGGGACGGGGCACTGGCCGGGCGCACGGTCTACGACGCGCTCCACGACCCGCGGTCGGCGCAGCTGCTGCTGGAACGGCTGCGGCACCCCACAGTGGTGGGCCCGCTGCGGTTCGAGGGCCACGCGGCCCAGCGGGTGCCGGCCGGGCTGGTGCCGCGGCTGCTGGACGCCGAGCAGTCCAACTCCTCGCTGGTGTACGGCGACGAGTTCATCCTGAAGGTCTTCCGAAGGATCCAGCCCGGGGTCAACCCGGATCTGGAGGTGCCCGGCGCACTGGCACGGCAGGGCTGCCACCGGGTGCCCGCCCCGGTGGCCTGGCTGCGCACCACGCATCCGTTCAAAGCGACGCTCGGCGTCCTCCAGCCGTTCCTGCGCGATGCCTCCGACGGCTGGACGCTGGCCCTGGAGGCGCTGGCCGCCGGTGACGACTTCACCGCGCAGTCGCATGCCCTCGGCCGGGCCACCGCGGACGTGCATCTGGCGCTCGGCGCGGCCTTCCCCGTCGGCGGCCCCGGGGAGAACGCGCTCACGGCGGAGGGGATGACCGAGCGGCTGACCGCCGCCGCGCACTCCGTACCCGTGCTCCAGCCGTTCGTACCCGGTCTGAAGACGGCGTTCGCCGCACTCGCGACCTGCGATCCCGGGCCGCCCGCCCAGCGCATCCACGGCGACCTGCACCTCGGACAGGTGCTGCGGGCCGGACGCGACTGGTTCGTCATCGACTTCGAGGGCGAGCCGTCCCGGCCGCTCTCCGAACGGCGCAGCGCCCACTCCCCCCTGCGGGACATCGCCGGGATGCTGCGCTCGTTCGACTACGCCGCCCGCCAGCGCCGCCCCTGGCGCCCGGAGTGGGCGCGCCGCTGTCGCGAGGCCTACTGCGCGGGCTACACGGCCCGCGCAGGCTGGGACCCGCGCAAGAAGCACGGTCTGCTCCGCGCGTACGAAACGGACCGGGCCGTGTACGAGGTGCTGTACGAGGCCCGGCACCGACCCGACTGGCTGCCCGTACCCATGGCGGCGATCAAGCGCCTCGCCGTGAGAGGAGACTGA